A single region of the Octopus bimaculoides isolate UCB-OBI-ISO-001 chromosome 6, ASM119413v2, whole genome shotgun sequence genome encodes:
- the LOC128248061 gene encoding uncharacterized protein LOC128248061: protein MRSNDGTVPTAAVFASLSAFTILKNDLFSPTMGRKQQKYSRASRTTIIFNSDAHQFSNSGESRRESLHYAATVQNCGQECRNSELKQTIVNLQHQRPRCFITHKGLNFTIQNIKAGK, encoded by the coding sequence GTCCAACGACGGAACTGTTCCTACTGCAGCGGTTTTTGCGTCGCTCTCAGCGTTTACGATATTGAAAAACGATCTTTTCAGCCCCACAATGGggagaaaacagcaaaaatactCACGCGCTAGTCGCACAACGATAATCTTCAACAGTGATGCGCACCAATTCTCCAACAGCGGAGAGTCTCGACGAGAAAGCCTTCATTATGCAGCAACAGTCCAAAACTGTGGTCAAGAATGCCGAAACTCAGAACTCAAACAAACAATTGTTAATctacaacaccaacgtcctcgttgttttattacccacaagggactaaattttacaatacaaaacataaaagctggaaaataa